In Diorhabda carinulata isolate Delta chromosome 6, icDioCari1.1, whole genome shotgun sequence, a single genomic region encodes these proteins:
- the LOC130894951 gene encoding RPII140-upstream gene protein, with product MVSILNKIGKYSILPVIGLFDADKVQNVTKTEQNTEKTLKETGWERVKKIFEADEFGNLTNEVTSILQVAAMSSFIGAIYGGVINSRSAYLEFMRSNEATSFENHLDAKRKLQDAVTISFGKGAFKWGWRITLFSTTFVAVSTIIQTYRGNYGISEYVVSGVVTGTMYKFNMGPRGWIVGGGLGGVLGFICGGCTYGLLKLSGLSMEEARYWQNKWTNDRSEYFRKGVADYLEKEDFAVIKMHNDQIGESGKNIDNLDKQENTVVQKSNKNVQ from the exons atggtTTCAATCTTAAATAAAATCGGAAAATACAGTATTCTTCCCGTTATTGGTTTATTTGACGCAGATAAGGTGCAAAATGTTACTAAAACCGAACAAAATACTGAAAAGACTTTGAAAGAAACGGGATGGGagagagtgaaaaaaatttttgaagcaGA tgaatttggCAATCTCACAAATGAAGTAACCTCAATTTTACAAGTTGCTGCAATGAGTTCCTTCATAGGAGCCATTTATGGAGGGGTTATTAATAGTAGATCCGCTTATTTAGAATTTATGAGAAGCAATGAAGCAACGTCTTTTGAAAATCACTTAGATGCAAAG AGGAAGCTACAAGATGCAGTTACAATTAGTTTTGGGAAAGGTGCGTTCAAATGGGGATGGAGAATAACATTATTCAGCACTACATTTGT GGCAGTATCAACAATCATCCAGACATATAGAGGAAACTATGGAATTTCAGAATATGTAGTATCTGGAGTAGTAACTGGAACAATGTATAAATTCAATATGGGGCCTCGAGGCTGGATAGTTGGAGGTGGTCTAg GTGGCGTCTTAGGTTTTATCTGTGGTGGATGTACATATGGGCTTTTAAAATTATCTGGTTTATCAATGGAAGAAGCGAGGTATTGGCAGAACAAATGGACCAATGATAGAAGTGAATATTTTAGGAAAGGTGTAGCAGATTACCTTGAAAAAGAAGACTTTGCAGTTATAAAAATGCATAATGACCAAATTGGAGAATCCGggaaaaatatagataatttaGATAAACAAGAAAATACTGTGGTacaaaaatcgaataaaaatgtTCAGTGA